A stretch of Lathyrus oleraceus cultivar Zhongwan6 chromosome 6, CAAS_Psat_ZW6_1.0, whole genome shotgun sequence DNA encodes these proteins:
- the LOC127098524 gene encoding uncharacterized protein LOC127098524, translating to MNEEFMLLIFLAHTRISWLFMMALVCEFLFLLFSHLMLVGNGYEEDCPASLKCGFLGNISFPFTTTEYQDCGLLPIHNCDDPGKPKMVQFQNKGKWLEVEIVNPLEFRGGNATSACVFRDRNLYQLLQNKSCEAFKYNYTLPPTSHFVSLHIETHATLFMCNRTLHVNPPKYTHNYTNCPLYDFYYQSYNNPDNASRSPFTACTKVLLPAKDFADADDPFTLLTADILVQLNITEECSNCHYNQRGRCQLDSNGRFYCANVMDAKKKGLGWNVRPRIGNVPFL from the exons ATGAATGAAGAGTTTATGTTATTAATTTTTTTAGCCCATACACGTATTAGTTGGTTATTCATGATGGCCTTAGTTTGCGAATTTCTGTTCCTTTTGTTTTCTCACCTTATGTTAGTTGGTAATGGGTACGAAGAAGATTGTCCAGCTTCATTAAAATGTGGTTTCTTAGGCAATATCAGCTTCCCTTTCACTACAACAGAATACCAGGATTGTGGTTTATTGCCAATACATAATTGTGATGATCCAGGGAAGCCCAAAATGGTCCAATTTCAGAATAAAGGAAAATGGTTGGAGGTTGAAATTGTAAATCCTCTTGAGTTTCGCGGTGGTAATGCTACTAGTGCTTGTGTTTTCAGAGACAGGAATCTCTACCAACTGCTGCAAAACAAAAGTTGTGAAGCTTTCAAATATAATTATACTCTTCCTCCAACCTCTCACTTTGTTTCTTTACATATAGAAACTCATGCAACCTTGTTCATGTGCAACCGTACCCTCCATGTAAACCCTCCAAAATATACGCATAACTATACAAACTGCCCTCTCTATGATTTCTACTACCAGTCTTACAACAATCCTGATAATGCATCTCGGAGTCCTTTTACAGCTTGTACAAAGGTCCTGCTTCCCGCTAAAGACTTTGCTGACGCTGACGACCCTTTTACTTTACTAACTGCGGATATCCTAGTTCAATTAAACATAACAGAGGAATGTTCAAATTGTCACTACAACCAAAGAGGACGATGTCAACTTGACAGCAACGGAAGGTTTTATTGTGCCAACG TTATGGATGCAAAGAAAAAAGGGCTGGGGTGGAATGTTAGACCGCGTATAGGTAATGTACCATTTCTATAA
- the LOC127098523 gene encoding probable protein phosphatase 2C 15 translates to MASGEGRRRHHDLVPLAALLKREMKSERMEKPTVRIGQAAQSKKGEDYFLIKTDCQRVPGNSSTAFSVFAIFDGHNGNAAAVFTRENLLNHVLCALPRGLGRDEWLQALPRALVAGFVKTDKEFQSRGETSGTTATFVIVDRWTVTVASVGDSRCILDTQGGAVTTLTVDHRLEENIEERQRVTASGGEVGRLSIVGGAEIGPLRCWPGGLCLSRSIGDMDVGEFIVPIPYVKQVKLSKAGGRLIIASDGIWDAVSSEMAAKSCRGLPAELAAMQVVKEALRTRGLKDDTTCIVVDIIPPDNELPSTPPPKKRNRLRDLFTFRKRSRDAAGKLSKKLSAINIVEELFEEGSAMLAERLGNDENTGQSTSGLFVCAVCQVDLAPSEGISVHAGSIFSTSSKPWQGPFLCSDCRNKKDAMEGKRPSGVKVS, encoded by the exons ATGGCCTCTGGTGAAGGGAGGCGGCGTCATCATGATCTTGTGCCTCTTGCTGCGTTGCTTAAGAGAGAGATGAAGAGTGAAAGGATGGAGAAGCCTACAGTGAGGATTGGTCAAGCTGCTCAATCTAAGAAAGGGGAGGATTACTTTTTAATTAAGACGGATTGTCAGCGTGTGCCGGGGAATTCTTCAACAGCGTTCTCTGTATTTGCG ATCTTTGATGGACACAATGGAAATGCTGCTGCTGTTTTTACTAGGGAAAATTTGTTAAATCACGTGCTGTGTGCTCTACCTCGAGGGCTTGGACGAGACGAGTGGTTGCAAGCTTTACCTAGGGCATTGGTTGCTGGATTTGTTAAGACTGATAAGGAATTTCAGAGCAGAG GAGAAACTTCTGGAACCACAGCCACGTTTGTGATTGTTGATCGGTGGACTGTGACAGTTGCATCTGTTGGAGATTCTCGTTGTATATTAGATACACAGGGTGGTGCGGTTACCACCTTAACAGTTGATCACAGACTAGAAGAGAATATTGAAGA GAGACAACGTGTTACTGCAAGTGGAGGCGAAGTTGGGAGGCTTAGCATTGTCGGGGGCGCTGAG ATTGGTCCGCTTCGATGCTGGCCAGGAGGACTATGCCTTTCTAGGTCCATAGGAGACATGGATGTTGGGGAGTTTATAGTTCCAATACCGTATGTCAAACAAGTGAAG CTATCAAAAGCTGGTGGAAGGCTTATAATTGCTTCTGATGGTATATGGGATGCTGTATCATCGGAAATGGCTGCAAAATCTTGCCGCGGTTTGCCTGCCGAACTTGCAGCTATGCAGGTTGTCAAG GAAGCCCTAAGGACAAGAGGGTTAAAGGACGATACAACATGCATAGTTGTTGACATAATCCCACCTGATAACGAATTGCCATCAACGCCTCCCCCGAAAAAGCGGAATAGGCTGAGAGATCTTTTTACGTTCAGGAAGAGGTCCCGTGATGCTGCTGGTAAGCTGTCAAAGAAGCTTTCAGCTATAAATATAGTGGAAGAACTGTTTGAAGAAGGATCAGCAATGCTTGCTGAAAG ACTAGGAAATGATGAAAACACAGGACAATCAACATCTGGCCTTTTTGTCTGTGCTGTATGCCAAGTTGATCTTGCTCCAAGCGAGGGTATATCCGTTCACGCAGGTTCAATTTTCTCGACAAGCTCGAAGCCGTGGCAAGGTCCTTTTTTATGTAGTGATTGTCGCAATAAGAAGGATGCAATGGAAGGAAAACGTCCTAGTGGAGTTAAGGTGTCATAG